One stretch of Chitinophagales bacterium DNA includes these proteins:
- a CDS encoding CHRD domain-containing protein — protein sequence MKIMKKSVLIAILLFAFSQSNAISFKEDLLFTATIDGMQAIPTVSTSAKGIGSFMLNKTRNAISVNISFAMLSGAPVNVSIYQGAEGTNGTLFLDLTPFILGNRIATTITGTDVTANLAKYFNDDLYVLVKTVSNPTGEIRGQIKLETDLNFVTDLNAMETIPMIMVSGAYGLGSFGLSLDNSKLDFKVICQGLTGAVTSAKLYSGTIGMVGEEVADLSSFINGNVITGSLIPPASMLGNLLIGEIYLNITTAENPTGELRSQLVNYKGLMFDGILDGAQMVPPVTTPAQGVCVIRFSPDLATMYYDIVVDGVPSSIDYCHLHIGEFGQPYNSSSYQVDFTSTINGNRIKGTKTDISEINKDYLLTSKLTLLIHTADYPQGEIRAQIVRYAREGFTINLEGQQVVPAVTSAAYGSGIVSISRDDENAHYNWVAGNLSTTPTDGHFKNNVVGQNGSVIYHMGSAMSVVGNNVSANGFWKSSDSIPFLSINSAQFSADSVYLDVQNNAFPDGEIRGQVLDDYVNYTLATNSNFSNFDLLIYPNPSAGKIMISIPEFKNTKAKIEVFDLLGRTTFSEESSSIGSSELKIDLSTLSKGNYILKVSNNNQFTTKKITLN from the coding sequence TCATGAAAAAATCAGTCCTTATTGCTATTTTATTATTTGCATTTTCTCAATCGAATGCCATTTCTTTTAAGGAAGATTTATTATTTACCGCAACCATCGATGGCATGCAGGCAATTCCCACAGTTTCAACTTCAGCTAAAGGAATTGGTAGTTTTATGCTCAACAAAACCAGAAACGCTATTTCTGTTAATATTAGCTTTGCGATGTTAAGCGGTGCTCCCGTCAATGTGAGTATTTATCAGGGAGCCGAAGGGACTAATGGTACATTGTTTCTGGATTTGACACCATTTATTTTAGGCAATAGAATTGCTACCACAATCACGGGAACGGATGTTACGGCTAACTTAGCAAAATATTTCAACGATGATTTGTATGTTCTTGTAAAAACCGTCAGCAATCCTACGGGAGAAATTCGTGGACAGATAAAACTGGAAACTGATTTGAATTTTGTAACCGATTTAAATGCTATGGAAACAATTCCTATGATAATGGTAAGTGGCGCTTATGGTTTAGGATCATTTGGTTTGTCTTTGGATAACAGTAAATTAGATTTTAAAGTAATTTGCCAGGGTTTGACGGGAGCCGTTACCAGTGCAAAATTATATTCAGGAACAATAGGAATGGTTGGTGAAGAAGTAGCCGATTTATCTTCTTTCATCAATGGCAATGTAATTACGGGAAGCCTCATTCCACCTGCATCCATGCTGGGTAATTTACTGATTGGAGAAATTTATTTAAATATTACAACAGCTGAGAATCCTACGGGGGAACTGAGGTCCCAATTGGTCAATTACAAAGGGCTTATGTTTGATGGTATTTTAGATGGCGCACAAATGGTTCCTCCGGTTACAACTCCAGCTCAAGGAGTTTGTGTAATTCGTTTTAGCCCGGATTTAGCAACCATGTATTATGATATTGTTGTTGACGGTGTGCCCTCATCAATAGATTATTGTCATTTGCATATAGGAGAATTTGGTCAACCTTATAATAGTTCCTCGTATCAGGTAGACTTTACTTCTACTATTAATGGTAATAGAATCAAAGGAACAAAAACTGATATTAGCGAAATAAACAAAGACTATCTTTTAACGAGTAAATTAACACTCCTGATCCATACTGCCGATTATCCTCAAGGTGAAATCAGAGCGCAAATCGTGAGATATGCCCGCGAAGGCTTTACCATAAATCTCGAAGGACAACAAGTGGTGCCGGCAGTTACAAGCGCGGCCTATGGCTCTGGAATTGTGTCAATAAGTCGGGATGACGAGAATGCCCATTATAACTGGGTTGCAGGAAATTTGAGTACTACACCTACTGATGGTCATTTCAAAAATAATGTTGTTGGACAAAATGGATCGGTAATTTATCATATGGGATCGGCAATGAGTGTTGTTGGAAATAATGTCTCCGCAAATGGTTTTTGGAAAAGTTCGGACAGCATTCCTTTTCTAAGTATCAATTCCGCTCAATTTTCTGCCGACAGTGTGTATTTAGACGTTCAAAATAACGCTTTCCCGGACGGTGAAATCAGAGGCCAGGTTTTAGATGATTATGTGAATTATACATTGGCAACGAATAGTAATTTTTCAAATTTTGATTTACTGATTTATCCTAATCCAAGCGCAGGAAAAATAATGATATCTATACCTGAATTTAAAAATACGAAAGCCAAAATTGAAGTCTTTGACCTTTTAGGACGCACCACTTTTAGTGAAGAGTCTTCAAGTATTGGATCCTCTGAATTGAAAATAGATTTGAGTACTTTATCAAAAGGGAATTATATCCTGAAAGTTTCAAATAATAATCAGTTTACAACTAAAAAAATCACTTTAAATTAA